One genomic window of Gemmatimonadaceae bacterium includes the following:
- a CDS encoding DUF5916 domain-containing protein, translated as MKLPCAFILLAFAAATLAAQQPAQKPAGNHNAEAPRATAARLTGSIRLDGSLADPQWRTAQRLGEFRQLDPQEGKPASEQSDIRFLYDDDAVYIGAMLYDRQSTSGRLGRRDMQMTASDWLTVILDTNHDHRTAVGFEVNPLGVRRDQTRAPSNEDDGWEPVWEVETTVTDSGWIAEMRIPFSQLRFTGRSNLQWGLQVERQIARNQEFSVWAFTPREQAGGIPRFGHLVGINDIGTGKKLEIMPYVVGRAESIDRGGNPFREDREAGADAGLDLKYRVTSNMTLDATVNPDFGQVEVDPAVINLTAFETFFPEKRPFFVEGSELFNFGTDGTNSVFYSRRIGRQPSLSPRYAEVDVPDATRIIGATKLTGRTAGGWAMGVLDAVTQRETARFRTPEGVNGTQVAEPLTNYFAGRLRREGRGGQTAVGGFLGAVNRVNVEGDLAAVLRKSAYTGGIDLSHQWSERTWTFRGFAASSHVRGDQSVLLATQRLPYHYFQRPDADHLELDSSATSLTGFSGSANLSHRVGRHWRMNGALSTISPDYEISDLGFQRRADRIDAQANVNYSESRPGRFRRYELSSTALVEHNYSWENISNRLFFNGFVQLLNYWSVFTGLSSALPGTVDDRLTRGGPRAYRPGTLSLNVSVSSDPRKSLVAEFGTFAQTGPGDGFNRSFFGNLQIKPRSNLELSVGPSLSRDRSEAQFLGRIIDPSATRTFGTRYLFANVDQTTVAFDTRINYTFSPQLSLQVFAQPFVASGDFGATKEFAEPGEFKFLTYGADIGEVVDGRIYPNGRGNGAISFADPRPDFNFASLRGDAVVKWDWRPGSTMYLAWQQTRNNFQPIGDFAFGRDFDGLFGARPDNIFLMKVSYWLNP; from the coding sequence TTGAAACTGCCTTGTGCATTCATACTGCTCGCGTTCGCAGCAGCGACGCTCGCCGCGCAACAGCCAGCGCAAAAACCCGCGGGCAATCACAACGCCGAGGCGCCCCGTGCGACCGCGGCGCGCCTGACAGGTTCGATCCGCCTCGACGGGTCGCTCGCCGACCCGCAATGGCGCACCGCGCAGCGGCTCGGTGAATTCAGGCAGCTCGATCCCCAGGAAGGAAAGCCGGCGAGCGAGCAGAGCGACATTCGCTTCCTTTACGACGACGACGCCGTCTACATCGGCGCAATGCTGTACGACCGCCAGTCAACGAGCGGACGGCTCGGCCGGCGTGACATGCAGATGACGGCCTCGGACTGGCTCACGGTCATCCTCGACACCAATCACGATCATCGCACTGCGGTAGGGTTCGAGGTCAACCCCCTGGGCGTCCGGCGCGACCAGACCCGGGCGCCGTCGAACGAGGACGATGGCTGGGAGCCTGTATGGGAAGTGGAAACAACTGTTACCGATTCAGGATGGATTGCGGAAATGCGCATTCCGTTCAGTCAGCTCCGCTTCACGGGGCGCAGTAACCTTCAATGGGGTCTGCAGGTGGAGCGGCAGATTGCGCGGAATCAGGAATTTTCCGTGTGGGCGTTCACACCGCGTGAACAGGCTGGCGGAATTCCGCGGTTCGGACATCTCGTGGGGATCAATGACATCGGCACGGGAAAGAAGCTCGAGATCATGCCGTATGTGGTGGGCCGCGCTGAAAGTATCGACCGCGGAGGAAATCCCTTTCGCGAAGATCGCGAGGCAGGAGCCGATGCGGGGCTCGATCTCAAATACCGAGTCACCAGCAACATGACCCTGGATGCCACGGTAAATCCGGATTTCGGGCAGGTGGAAGTGGATCCGGCAGTTATTAACCTTACGGCGTTCGAAACTTTTTTCCCGGAGAAGCGGCCGTTCTTCGTGGAGGGTTCGGAACTTTTCAATTTCGGAACTGACGGAACGAACAGTGTCTTCTACTCGAGGCGGATCGGCCGGCAACCGTCGCTTTCGCCGCGGTACGCGGAAGTCGATGTTCCCGATGCGACGAGGATTATCGGCGCCACAAAGCTCACCGGCAGAACCGCTGGCGGGTGGGCGATGGGCGTCCTTGATGCCGTCACACAGCGCGAGACCGCACGTTTCCGCACGCCTGAGGGAGTTAACGGAACTCAGGTGGCCGAACCACTCACGAATTATTTCGCCGGCAGGCTGAGGCGCGAAGGACGGGGAGGCCAGACGGCTGTTGGCGGATTTCTTGGTGCGGTCAACCGCGTCAATGTCGAGGGAGACCTTGCCGCCGTTCTGCGAAAATCGGCGTACACGGGGGGCATCGATTTGTCGCACCAGTGGTCCGAGCGTACATGGACTTTCCGCGGATTTGCCGCATCGAGCCACGTGCGCGGTGACCAGTCAGTCCTGCTCGCCACGCAGCGACTGCCCTATCACTACTTTCAGCGTCCCGACGCAGACCACCTCGAGCTCGACAGCTCGGCTACTTCTCTCACTGGTTTTTCCGGGTCGGCGAACCTTTCCCACCGGGTCGGCCGCCACTGGAGGATGAACGGCGCCCTCAGCACGATAAGCCCCGATTACGAAATCAGCGACCTCGGCTTCCAGCGTCGCGCTGACCGGATAGATGCACAGGCCAATGTGAATTACTCGGAATCACGGCCGGGGCGTTTTCGACGCTACGAACTTTCATCCACAGCCCTCGTCGAGCACAACTACTCGTGGGAAAACATCTCCAACCGGCTGTTCTTTAACGGATTCGTGCAGCTCCTCAACTACTGGTCCGTTTTCACCGGTTTATCGTCGGCGTTGCCCGGCACGGTGGATGACCGGCTCACACGGGGTGGTCCGCGCGCATACAGGCCGGGAACTCTTTCCCTGAATGTTTCAGTTTCGTCCGACCCCCGTAAATCGCTGGTCGCGGAATTCGGAACGTTCGCGCAGACGGGTCCGGGCGACGGGTTCAACCGGTCTTTTTTTGGAAATCTTCAGATAAAGCCCCGGTCCAACCTGGAGCTGTCGGTCGGCCCCTCGCTCAGCCGCGACCGGTCGGAAGCGCAGTTCCTCGGCCGCATAATCGACCCCTCGGCGACCCGCACATTCGGGACGCGGTATCTGTTCGCGAATGTCGACCAGACGACGGTAGCGTTCGATACCCGGATCAACTACACGTTCAGCCCACAGCTTTCCCTTCAGGTGTTCGCACAGCCGTTTGTGGCGAGCGGAGATTTTGGCGCCACGAAAGAGTTCGCCGAGCCGGGCGAATTCAAGTTTCTCACCTACGGTGCAGACATCGGGGAGGTAGTTGACGGGCGCATTTATCCGAACGGACGGGGCAACGGCGCGATCTCGTTCGCAGACCCACGTCCCGACTTCAACTTTGCATCGTTGCGCGGGGACGCGGTTGTGAAGTGGGACTGGCGCCCCGGGTCGACGATGTATCTCGCCTGGCAGCAGACCAGGAACAACTTTCAGCCAATCGGTGATTTCGCGTTCGGCCGCGACTTCGACGGGCTGTTCGGCGCGAGACCGGACAACATTTTTCTGATGAAGGTGAGCTACTGGCTGAATCCGTAG
- a CDS encoding putative glycoside hydrolase, translated as MRHFIMLAVVLTACAPNRDAAGGKTEIGTDSVGASSMGSGSATDAAGQQPAGAAASVNGMSPAMLKLRTDGTAPIRGLYVNRFAAQSKTKMAKLIAIADSTEINAFVIDIKDEFGLNYNSDDPLVQKNGGTQTKIANLKPLLDTLNAHGILPIARLVVFKDSVAARLNPGSTIRKPDGSAWRDRKGLTWVNPYANAIWEYNFRVAEEVVRMGFGEIQWDYIRFPEPYKSLPTQVFPEANGRSKPAALSEFLDQSKKRLDKLGVRTTADIFGLVSTVGGALEIGQKWEPLVKSVDVVLPMVYPSHYPRGSFGIARPNADPYNIIHIAISRGRERTEALGLKGERVRPWLQAFDLGQPRYGAHEIREQKRAVYDSGYEGWILWHPGTKYDHVLPALEKTLVSRAKKPPVPPRKVSLD; from the coding sequence ATGCGTCATTTCATAATGCTTGCGGTTGTGCTCACAGCGTGCGCCCCAAACCGCGATGCGGCGGGTGGCAAGACCGAAATCGGCACTGACTCGGTGGGTGCATCGTCGATGGGCAGCGGCTCCGCAACCGATGCCGCCGGGCAGCAGCCGGCTGGTGCTGCCGCCAGCGTGAACGGTATGTCGCCGGCGATGTTGAAACTGCGTACCGACGGCACGGCTCCCATCAGAGGCCTGTACGTCAACCGGTTTGCCGCGCAGAGCAAGACGAAGATGGCGAAGCTGATCGCGATCGCGGATTCCACCGAAATCAACGCGTTCGTCATCGACATCAAGGACGAGTTCGGGTTGAATTACAACTCTGACGACCCTCTCGTTCAGAAGAACGGCGGGACGCAGACAAAAATCGCCAACCTCAAGCCTCTGCTCGATACCCTGAACGCGCATGGAATTCTCCCCATCGCCCGGCTGGTGGTGTTCAAGGACTCAGTCGCGGCCCGGTTGAACCCGGGGTCGACCATCCGCAAGCCCGACGGGTCTGCGTGGCGCGACCGCAAGGGGCTCACATGGGTGAATCCCTACGCGAACGCGATCTGGGAATACAATTTCCGTGTCGCAGAGGAAGTAGTCCGAATGGGCTTCGGCGAAATTCAATGGGACTACATACGATTTCCCGAGCCGTACAAGAGCCTGCCGACGCAGGTCTTCCCCGAAGCCAATGGTCGCTCCAAGCCGGCTGCCCTCAGCGAATTTCTGGACCAGTCGAAGAAGCGTCTCGACAAGCTGGGCGTAAGAACGACTGCCGACATTTTCGGCCTCGTCTCCACGGTGGGGGGCGCGCTGGAAATCGGCCAGAAATGGGAGCCACTGGTCAAGTCGGTGGACGTAGTGTTGCCAATGGTCTATCCGTCGCATTATCCGCGCGGTTCATTCGGCATCGCCCGCCCGAACGCCGATCCCTATAACATCATCCACATCGCGATCTCACGGGGCCGCGAGCGCACCGAAGCGCTCGGGCTGAAAGGCGAACGCGTGCGCCCCTGGCTCCAGGCCTTTGACCTTGGCCAGCCGCGTTACGGCGCGCACGAGATCAGGGAGCAGAAGCGGGCTGTATACGACTCGGGTTACGAGGGCTGGATTCTGTGGCACCCGGGCACAAAGTACGACCACGTGCTGCCGGCGCTCGAGAAGACCCTGGTATCACGAGCGAAGAAGCCGCCGGTCCCGCCGCGCAAGGTGTCGCTGGACTAG
- a CDS encoding acyl-CoA thioesterase: protein MSSGISRTVSETQHETSQLMMPQHSNNLDHVFGGVILAMMDTAAAVSAIRHARVSCVTVSVDRVDFREPIHLGDLVVMKCSVNFAGRTSMEVGVRVEAENLQTGIRRHTNSCYLTFVAIDRNGRPVEVPKLVCETEVELRRYEAAKDRRRRRNEERKEEEATISAQT from the coding sequence ATGAGTTCCGGCATCTCGAGAACCGTCAGCGAGACCCAGCACGAGACATCGCAGCTGATGATGCCTCAGCACTCGAACAATCTCGACCACGTATTTGGCGGAGTCATTCTCGCGATGATGGATACGGCCGCTGCCGTGTCGGCGATTCGTCATGCCCGCGTCAGTTGCGTCACCGTGTCAGTCGACCGTGTCGATTTCCGCGAACCGATTCATCTCGGTGATCTGGTCGTGATGAAGTGCAGCGTGAATTTTGCTGGCCGCACGTCGATGGAGGTCGGAGTGCGTGTGGAAGCGGAAAACCTTCAGACTGGTATTCGCCGGCACACCAATTCATGTTACCTGACCTTCGTGGCGATCGACAGAAACGGCAGGCCGGTGGAAGTACCGAAGCTGGTTTGTGAAACCGAAGTTGAACTTCGGAGGTATGAAGCGGCGAAGGATCGCCGCCGTCGCCGAAATGAAGAGCGGAAAGAAGAAGAAGCGACGATCTCCGCGCAGACGTAA
- the mgtE gene encoding magnesium transporter, whose translation MKDHRHTPSRTVVGEDAARGVAALIAPDILVLLDEAPASISAETEEMHPADLADVAEALPRDRVAELLSALSAARAADVLEYLDEDLRSEVLEAMTTRQAAELVTQMTPDDRADVLDEMEEERADEILSEIPRQAREETERLLAYEPDTAGGLMTTEFVSVLEDTPVEEALAGVRRIARGGRREAMHAIYAVDTAGTVKGVMSLHELLAAPEGAMVKDVAWEEVVSVPASMDREEVARLTTNYDLVVLPVVDEQRRILGVVTVDDVIDALVEEHTEDVQRFGGMEALDEPYMQIGFLSMIRKRGGWLAVLLVGEMLTASVMRGFEEELSRALVLMVFIPLIISSGGNSGSQATSLIIRAMALGEVRLRDWWRVALRELPSGLVLGTILGVLGVLRIVLWQTIWPGTYGDQYILIAAVVGVALLGVVTFGTLAGSMLPFVLRRAGFDPASASAPFVATLVDVTGLVIYFYAAAIILRGTLL comes from the coding sequence ATGAAAGACCATCGGCACACCCCCTCTCGCACCGTTGTCGGTGAGGACGCAGCGAGAGGGGTTGCCGCACTGATCGCCCCCGACATTCTGGTTCTTCTCGACGAAGCTCCGGCCAGCATTTCGGCGGAGACGGAGGAGATGCATCCCGCCGATCTCGCCGACGTCGCGGAGGCGCTGCCGCGAGACAGGGTCGCGGAGCTGCTGAGCGCGCTCAGCGCTGCGCGCGCTGCCGATGTGCTCGAGTATCTCGACGAAGATCTGCGAAGCGAAGTTCTCGAAGCGATGACCACCCGCCAGGCGGCGGAGCTGGTCACCCAGATGACGCCGGACGATCGCGCCGACGTTCTCGACGAGATGGAGGAAGAGAGGGCAGACGAGATCCTCTCCGAAATTCCGCGGCAGGCACGTGAGGAAACCGAGCGGCTCCTGGCCTACGAGCCAGACACGGCCGGCGGGCTGATGACCACCGAGTTCGTTTCCGTGCTCGAGGATACACCCGTCGAAGAAGCGCTCGCCGGCGTGAGGCGAATCGCCAGAGGCGGCCGGCGCGAAGCAATGCACGCCATCTATGCCGTCGATACGGCAGGTACGGTAAAAGGTGTAATGTCCCTTCACGAACTCCTCGCAGCTCCCGAAGGTGCGATGGTGAAGGATGTCGCGTGGGAAGAAGTCGTCAGTGTACCGGCAAGCATGGATCGCGAGGAAGTTGCGCGGCTCACCACGAACTACGATCTGGTGGTGCTGCCGGTGGTGGACGAGCAGCGGCGAATACTCGGCGTGGTCACCGTCGATGACGTCATCGATGCGCTCGTCGAGGAGCACACGGAAGACGTGCAGCGGTTCGGCGGAATGGAAGCCCTCGACGAGCCGTACATGCAGATCGGATTCCTGTCGATGATCCGGAAGCGCGGCGGGTGGCTCGCCGTCCTCCTCGTCGGCGAGATGCTCACCGCGTCGGTGATGAGAGGCTTCGAGGAGGAGCTCAGCCGCGCGCTGGTACTCATGGTGTTCATTCCGCTCATCATCAGCTCAGGCGGAAACTCCGGATCGCAGGCAACCTCTCTCATTATTCGCGCAATGGCGCTTGGCGAAGTGCGACTCAGGGACTGGTGGCGCGTGGCGTTGCGCGAGCTGCCGTCAGGACTCGTGCTCGGAACGATCCTCGGTGTTCTGGGCGTGCTGCGGATAGTGCTGTGGCAGACCATCTGGCCGGGAACGTATGGGGATCAATACATACTCATTGCTGCCGTCGTCGGCGTTGCGTTGCTGGGAGTGGTGACGTTCGGAACACTCGCCGGATCGATGCTTCCATTCGTCCTGCGAAGAGCCGGCTTCGATCCTGCGAGCGCCTCGGCGCCGTTCGTGGCGACGCTGGTGGATGTTACCGGACTGGTGATCTACTTCTACGCTGCCGCTATCATCCTGAGGGGCACTTTGCTCTAA
- a CDS encoding DUF1569 domain-containing protein, with amino-acid sequence MKSLLHAESRDALRRRLAALRPNTVPKWGKFSAPQMVAHLIQSLGMMTGDVHVVTARVPWVVRNAPLKHMLIHVIPFPKGLPTSPELLARNAISGVESGPAWSAELSAFDEALERIPIVAEAGRWPAHPAFGPLSGQQWGVQQYRHLDHHFRQFGV; translated from the coding sequence ATGAAATCTTTGCTGCACGCAGAGTCGCGTGATGCGCTTCGACGCCGGCTCGCGGCGCTGCGGCCGAATACCGTACCAAAATGGGGCAAGTTCTCCGCGCCGCAGATGGTCGCTCACCTCATCCAGTCGCTCGGGATGATGACGGGCGATGTTCACGTCGTTACCGCGCGGGTGCCGTGGGTCGTGCGCAACGCTCCACTGAAACACATGCTGATCCATGTGATTCCGTTTCCGAAAGGCCTGCCGACTTCTCCCGAGCTGCTTGCCCGCAATGCGATCAGCGGTGTGGAGAGCGGGCCGGCGTGGAGCGCCGAGCTGAGCGCTTTCGACGAAGCGCTGGAGCGCATCCCGATCGTCGCGGAAGCTGGTCGGTGGCCTGCGCATCCAGCGTTCGGGCCTCTTTCCGGCCAGCAGTGGGGAGTACAGCAGTACCGGCACCTCGACCATCACTTCCGTCAGTTCGGGGTGTGA
- a CDS encoding ester cyclase, producing the protein MSRLSPLAITCVLVTLTACSSDSPDPKAASPPGVRTQTGTGEANKRVVRRFFEEVWSKGDMTLRDSLLDPNYAGHIPGNAAPLDREGWTAWFTGFRKAFPDARFTIEDMVAEGDRVAARLTMRGTHRGELNGIAPTGREVTVTGMSIERLANGRIVEGWNQNDALGMLGQLGALPPPVR; encoded by the coding sequence ATGTCCAGACTCTCTCCGCTCGCAATCACATGTGTCCTTGTGACGCTCACTGCCTGCTCGTCCGACTCGCCTGATCCGAAAGCTGCTTCCCCGCCGGGTGTCAGGACTCAAACCGGTACCGGCGAGGCGAACAAACGGGTCGTCCGGCGCTTCTTCGAGGAAGTGTGGAGCAAGGGAGACATGACTCTTCGCGACTCGTTGCTCGATCCGAACTACGCGGGGCACATCCCGGGCAACGCGGCGCCACTTGACCGTGAAGGGTGGACCGCCTGGTTCACAGGATTCCGGAAAGCATTCCCCGATGCGCGTTTCACCATCGAGGACATGGTAGCGGAGGGAGACCGGGTCGCTGCCCGCCTGACGATGCGTGGCACGCACCGTGGCGAGTTGAACGGGATTGCACCCACCGGCCGCGAAGTGACAGTCACCGGGATGAGCATCGAGCGCCTCGCGAACGGGCGCATCGTCGAAGGGTGGAATCAGAACGACGCGCTCGGGATGCTCGGCCAGCTTGGTGCGCTGCCACCTCCTGTCCGATAA
- a CDS encoding cation transporter codes for MVTTAKITGMTCAHCVRAVFTALAGVPGISSADVSLGQAVIDHDGTATDEAISEAVTIAGYRVAALSVSRRQLPVV; via the coding sequence ATGGTCACCACGGCGAAGATCACGGGCATGACTTGCGCGCATTGTGTCCGCGCTGTTTTTACGGCGCTCGCCGGCGTCCCCGGCATCTCCAGCGCCGATGTCTCACTCGGCCAGGCGGTGATCGATCACGACGGGACGGCTACCGACGAGGCCATCAGCGAAGCCGTGACCATTGCCGGATACCGCGTTGCCGCGCTCAGCGTCAGCCGCCGCCAGCTGCCGGTGGTGTGA